The DNA window GGGGCGCTCTATAACGCCCGCATTGCCAGTGGCACCAAGGCCATGTGGTTAGATGGCGGGTTGGCTGTCGCAGTACTTGGACTGGTGGCCTACATGTTCGGCGGCTTGTACTCATCCATTGAAACCAATATTGTCCAGACGGGGCAGGCGGCACAGCGCCTGGCAGGCGGCACAGCGCCTGGCAGGCGGCGATCTCACCACTCGCCTCACCATTAATACTCATGACGAAATGCAGGGCATTGCCACCAGCTTTAATACCATGGCCCAGCAAATGCAACAGGTGCTGGAGAAAATTGTCGGCAGCGCTGCGCAATTGGGATCGGCGTCGGAAGAAGTCGCAACCTCTTCTCAAGACAGCGCTAACAACATTGATCGCCAGCGCCGGGAAACAGAGCTGGTCGCGACCGCCATGAATCAAATGACCGCGACCGTGCATGAAGTGGCCAACAATGCCGCTGGCGCGGCCACCGCTGCCAGCAAGGCGGAGCAAGAGGTTCGTAATGGATTAAGCGTGGTGAATAACACCGTGACCACAATCAGCCACCTGGCCGCTGAGGTGGAAAAATCGGCGGGAGTGATCAAACAACTGGAAAGCGACAGCCAGGCGATCGGTAAAATTTTGGACGTCATCAAATCCATTGCCGAGCAAACCAATCTGCTGGCGCTGAATGCGGCGATAGAAGCGGCACGCGCCGGTGAACAGGGCCGGGGCTTTGCCGTGGTGGCCGACGAGGTACGCACCCTGGCCAGCCGCACCCAGCAATCGACCGTTGAAATCGAGGCCATGATCGCCAAGCTGCAAACGCAATCACGCAGCGCAGCGGCCACCATGCAGGAAGGCAGCAAGACTGCTGAAACCAGCGTCAGTCAGGCGCATCAGACCGAACAAGCGTTACAGAGCATCAGCGCTTCGGTATCCACCATCAATGAAATG is part of the Gammaproteobacteria bacterium genome and encodes:
- a CDS encoding methyl-accepting chemotaxis protein, whose product is MSRRGRRHSAWQAAQRLAGGDLTTRLTINTHDEMQGIATSFNTMAQQMQQVLEKIVGSAAQLGSASEEVATSSQDSANNIDRQRRETELVATAMNQMTATVHEVANNAAGAATAASKAEQEVRNGLSVVNNTVTTISHLAAEVEKSAGVIKQLESDSQAIGKILDVIKSIAEQTNLLALNAAIEAARAGEQGRGFAVVADEVRTLASRTQQSTVEIEAMIAKLQTQSRSAAATMQEGSKTAETSVSQAHQTEQALQSISASVSTINEMNTLIASAAEEQSATAEEMNKNVSNIRDLAEQTASGSEQTKSASQELSRLGAELQNLVGRFKIS